ACCTGTGGGTCCACCAGCCCGGTCGGGCGGACGATCTGCTCTACGACCTGCTTGCTCACGCTCAGCTCGTATGGTGCCGGGGTCGCGGAGACGAACACGACCTGGGGCACCAGGCTGTCGAACTCATCAAACGTCAGCGGGCGGTTGTCGAATGCCGACGGGAGGCGGAACCCGAAGTCTACCAGGTTCCGCTTGCGCGCGCGGTCACCTTCGTGCATCCCGCGCACTTGGGGAACCGTGACGTGCGACTCGTCGATCATGACGAGATAGTCCTTGGGGAAATAATCGAGGAGACATCCCGGCCGTTCCCCGGCCGCGCGGCCCGCGAGATGCCGGGAGTAGTTCTCGATCCCTGGACAGTACCCGACCTCGCGCAGCATCTCGAGGTCGTACTTCGTCCGGAACTCGATCCGCTGCGCCTCCAGGAGCTTGCCCTGGTCCTTGAACCACTGTACGCGTTCGCGGAGTTCCTGCTCGATGCGCTCGAGCGCCGCGGCCATCTTCTCGTCAGTGGTCACCCAGTGCTTCGCCGGCCAGATCGCCACGGCCGCCTTCGTCCCCAGGACCTCACCGGTGAGGGGGTCCATCTCGAGGATCCGGTCCACCTGATCGCCAAACAGCTCGATCCGGACCGCCCGGTCCTCATATGACGGGAAGACTTCGATGACATCGCCGCGGACCCGGAACCGGCCTCGGGCGAAGTCGATGTCGTTCCGCTCATATTGCACGTCCACCAGCCGGCGCAAAATCTCGTCGCGAGATTTGGCTTCCCCAATCCGGAGGAACAGCATCACGTCCTGGTAGTCCTCGGGCGAACCCAAGCCGTAGATACAGGAGACCGATGCGACGATGATGACGTCCCGCCGCTCCATCAAGGCCTTCGTCGAGGCGTGGCGCAGACGGTCGATCTCGTCGTTGATCGAGGCGTCCTTGGCGATGTAGAGGTCGGTTTGCGGGACGTACGCCTCGGGTTGGTAATAGTCGTAGTACGAGACGAAGTACCGGACGGCGTTGTCGGGGAAATACTGCCGGAACTCGCCGTACAGCTGCGCGGCGAGCGTCTTGTTGTGCGCCAGGACCAGCGTCGGGCGCTCGATCTGCTCGATCACTTTGGCTACGGAAAACGTCTTGCCCGATCCCGTGACTCCGAGCAGTGTCTGATACCGGTCGCCGCGGCGGATCCCCTCGGTGAGTTGCGCGATCGCTTTGGCCTGATCGCCTGCCGGGAGTTGATCGGTGACCATCCTAAACGAGGCCATAACGGTTCATTATAGCACGCGCGCTCCGAGCGGGACCACGGGTCCCACCCCTCTTGACATTAGCTCTGGACGATTATCTCGAACAGGGTCATATCATAGACTCATGGTTGAGGGCCTTACTAACCCGACCGCATCTTCCTTGGGTCAACCAAAAAGCTAGTGTGCCCTTCCTCGGCGGCCGCCGTCCAAGCACTGTTCCTTAACCGGACCCGATTTCCGTTCTGGACATTCCCGATTGGCCTTCGGCAAACACATGGCCGAGCATCCTCTGCGTGGGAATGACTGAGGGAAGAACTGGGTTGTTAAGGAGTGTGAGGCTGG
The DNA window shown above is from bacterium and carries:
- the uvrB gene encoding excinuclease ABC subunit UvrB, with protein sequence MASFRMVTDQLPAGDQAKAIAQLTEGIRRGDRYQTLLGVTGSGKTFSVAKVIEQIERPTLVLAHNKTLAAQLYGEFRQYFPDNAVRYFVSYYDYYQPEAYVPQTDLYIAKDASINDEIDRLRHASTKALMERRDVIIVASVSCIYGLGSPEDYQDVMLFLRIGEAKSRDEILRRLVDVQYERNDIDFARGRFRVRGDVIEVFPSYEDRAVRIELFGDQVDRILEMDPLTGEVLGTKAAVAIWPAKHWVTTDEKMAAALERIEQELRERVQWFKDQGKLLEAQRIEFRTKYDLEMLREVGYCPGIENYSRHLAGRAAGERPGCLLDYFPKDYLVMIDESHVTVPQVRGMHEGDRARKRNLVDFGFRLPSAFDNRPLTFDEFDSLVPQVVFVSATPAPYELSVSKQVVEQIVRPTGLVDPQVEVRPARGQVDDLIGEIKAQVAKSERTLVTTLTKRMAEDLTDYLQELGMRVHYLHSEVETLQRVQILKDLRLGTYDVLVGINLLREGLDLPEVSLVAILDADKEGYLRSETSLIQTMGRAARNIGGRVVLYADEVTESIRRAIDETNRRRAIQVAYNEAHGITPQTIVKPIRDFIDLAAVAEETASYEPQEGAVLTADELIGLAEQQRASVPWDIARLLMLSPGELEKTIEALEREMRKAAGELQFEKAAVLRDQIRELRKGLGEPFFAAGRRGGRRGAGGMRGARGRPRRGVSRQG